One region of Streptomyces leeuwenhoekii genomic DNA includes:
- a CDS encoding methylated-DNA--[protein]-cysteine S-methyltransferase: MKQHTVIDSPYGPLTLVADDGVLCGLYMTDHRHRPPEETFGPRLPPRERGRAAGRDAHPFAAVEEQLEAYFTGGLREFSLPLRLAGTPFQRRVWDELNRIPYGETRTYGELAGALGIPSASRAVGLANGRNPVSIIVPCHRVIGANGSLTGYGGGLDRKRRLLDFERGSALF, from the coding sequence ATGAAACAGCACACGGTCATCGACAGCCCGTACGGCCCGCTCACCCTCGTCGCCGACGACGGCGTCCTGTGCGGCCTGTACATGACCGACCACCGTCACCGCCCGCCGGAGGAGACCTTCGGCCCGAGGCTCCCCCCGCGCGAGCGCGGCCGGGCGGCGGGACGGGACGCGCACCCGTTCGCCGCGGTGGAGGAACAACTGGAGGCGTACTTCACCGGCGGGCTGCGGGAGTTCAGCCTCCCGCTGCGCCTGGCCGGGACCCCGTTCCAGCGCAGGGTCTGGGACGAGCTCAACCGGATCCCGTACGGCGAGACCCGCACCTACGGCGAACTGGCCGGGGCCCTCGGCATCCCGTCCGCCTCCCGCGCCGTGGGCCTCGCCAACGGCCGCAACCCGGTGAGCATCATCGTGCCCTGCCACCGCGTCATCGGCGCGAACGGCAGCCTGACCGGCTACGGCGGCGGCCTGGACCGCAAGCGGCGGCTGCTGGACTTCGAGCGGGGTTCGGCCCTGTTCTAG
- a CDS encoding AlkA N-terminal domain-containing protein — translation MYTDTERCVRAVRSKDARFDGWFFTAVLTTGIYCRPSCPVVPPKPENMVFHPSAAACQQAGFRACKRCRPDTTPGSPEWNQRADLTARAMRLIADGVVDREGVPGLAARLGYSIRQIERQLLAELGAGPLALARAQRAQTARLLIETTALPMAQIAFAAGFSSLRTFNDTVREVFALTPSELRARAPERRTGTAPGSLSLRLPFRAPLNPDNLFGHLAATAVPGVEEWRDGAYRRTLRLPHGHGIVALAPHPDHIACRLTLTDLRDLTVAISRCRRLLDLDADPAAVDDRLRADPVLAPLVHKAPGRRVPRTVDEAEFAVRAVLGQQVSTAAARTHAARLVTAHGEPVDDPGGGLTHLFPSPEELATVDPATLAMPRTRRTTLTTLVRHLADGSLDLSPAGDWTDTRVRLLELPGFGPWTADVIAMRALGDPDAFLPTDLGIRRAAEELGLPATPAALTARAAAWRPWRAYAVQYLWATDDHPINFLPV, via the coding sequence ATGTACACCGACACCGAGCGCTGCGTGCGCGCCGTCCGGTCCAAGGACGCCCGGTTCGACGGATGGTTCTTCACAGCCGTCCTGACCACCGGGATCTACTGCCGCCCGAGCTGCCCGGTGGTGCCGCCCAAGCCGGAGAACATGGTGTTCCACCCCAGCGCGGCGGCCTGCCAGCAGGCGGGGTTCCGGGCCTGCAAGCGCTGCCGCCCGGACACCACCCCCGGCTCCCCGGAGTGGAACCAGCGCGCCGACCTCACCGCCCGCGCCATGCGGCTGATCGCCGACGGCGTCGTGGACCGCGAGGGCGTGCCCGGCCTCGCCGCCCGGCTCGGCTACAGCATCCGGCAGATCGAGCGCCAACTCCTCGCCGAGCTGGGCGCGGGCCCCCTCGCCCTGGCCCGCGCCCAGCGCGCCCAGACCGCACGGCTGCTCATCGAGACCACGGCGCTGCCGATGGCGCAGATCGCCTTCGCCGCCGGCTTCTCCTCCCTGCGCACCTTCAACGACACCGTCCGCGAGGTCTTCGCCCTCACCCCGAGCGAGCTGCGCGCCCGCGCACCCGAGCGTCGCACCGGCACCGCCCCCGGCAGCCTCTCCCTCCGCCTCCCCTTCCGCGCCCCCCTCAACCCCGACAACCTCTTCGGCCACCTCGCCGCCACCGCCGTGCCCGGTGTGGAGGAGTGGAGGGACGGCGCCTACCGCCGCACCCTCCGCCTTCCCCACGGCCACGGCATCGTCGCCCTCGCCCCGCACCCCGACCACATCGCCTGCCGCCTCACCCTCACCGACCTGCGCGATCTGACCGTCGCCATCAGCCGCTGCCGCCGCCTGCTCGACCTGGACGCCGACCCGGCCGCCGTCGACGACCGGCTCCGCGCCGACCCGGTCCTCGCGCCCCTGGTCCACAAGGCCCCCGGCCGCCGGGTGCCGCGCACGGTCGACGAGGCGGAGTTCGCCGTACGGGCCGTGCTGGGCCAGCAGGTCTCCACCGCCGCCGCCCGCACCCACGCCGCCCGCCTGGTCACCGCGCACGGCGAACCCGTCGACGACCCCGGCGGCGGCCTGACCCACCTCTTCCCGTCCCCCGAGGAGCTCGCGACGGTCGACCCGGCCACCCTGGCCATGCCGCGCACCCGCCGCACCACGCTGACCACCCTCGTCCGCCACCTGGCCGACGGCTCCCTCGACCTGAGCCCCGCCGGCGACTGGACGGACACCCGCGTCCGCCTGCTCGAACTGCCCGGCTTCGGTCCCTGGACGGCCGACGTCATCGCGATGCGCGCCCTCGGCGACCCCGACGCCTTCCTCCCCACCGACCTCGGCATCCGCCGCGCCGCCGAGGAACTCGGCCTGCCCGCCACCCCGGCGGCCCTCACCGCCCGCGCCGCCGCCTGGCGCCCCTGGCGGGCCTACGCGGTCCAGTACCTGTGGGCCACGGACGACCACCCCATCAACTTCCTCCCCGTCTGA
- a CDS encoding heavy metal translocating P-type ATPase has protein sequence MSTTLTPTSVPAPARQAPRRRTRVLALPEARWALASLIAFLLALAADLGGASAWAYGPLYAIAYAAGGWEPALEGLRALREKTLDVDLLMIVAALGAAAIGQVLDGALLIVIFATSGALEALATARTADSVRGLLDLAPATATRLTADGREETVPTAGLAVGDVLLVRPGERIGADGTVLDGTSEADQATITGEPLPVLKRPGDEVFAGTLNGTGALRVRVARDPADSVIARIVTLVEEASRTKAPTQLFIEKIEQRYAVGVVAATLAVFGVPLAFGEDLTGALLRAMTFMIVASPCAVVLATMPPLLSAIANAGRHGVLVKSAVAMERLGEIDATALDKTGTLTEGAPEVTAVRPLPGSGLDEDDLLALAAAAEHPSEHPLARAVVAAARARGLRVAPATDFTATPGRGVKAVVDGQEVRVGRAETPEGDETTVQVTRDGVLVGTLALTDRLRPDAAGAAAALTTLTGSAPTLLTGDNAPAAARVAAATGITDVRADLLPEDKVTAVRALEQDGRKVLFVGDGVNDAPALAAAHAGVAMGRAGSDLALETADAVVVRDELAAVPAVIRLSRSARRLVVQNLVIAGTFITVLVLWDLIGHLPLPLGVAGHEGSTVLVGLNGLRLLRESAWRSGPAQEGRR, from the coding sequence GTGTCCACGACCCTCACCCCGACCTCCGTCCCCGCGCCGGCCCGGCAGGCGCCCCGCCGGCGCACCCGCGTCCTCGCCCTGCCCGAGGCCCGCTGGGCGCTCGCGTCGCTGATCGCGTTCCTCCTGGCGCTCGCAGCGGACCTCGGCGGCGCCTCCGCCTGGGCGTACGGGCCGCTGTACGCGATCGCCTACGCCGCGGGCGGCTGGGAGCCCGCGCTGGAGGGCCTGCGGGCGCTGCGCGAGAAGACCCTCGACGTCGACCTGCTGATGATCGTCGCGGCGCTGGGCGCGGCGGCCATCGGCCAGGTCCTCGACGGCGCCCTGCTCATCGTCATCTTCGCCACCTCCGGCGCCCTGGAGGCGCTGGCCACCGCCCGCACCGCCGACTCCGTGCGCGGCCTGCTCGACCTCGCCCCCGCCACCGCCACCCGGCTGACCGCCGACGGCCGCGAGGAGACCGTCCCCACCGCCGGACTCGCCGTCGGGGACGTACTGCTGGTGCGGCCGGGGGAGCGGATCGGCGCCGACGGGACGGTCCTGGACGGCACCAGCGAGGCCGACCAGGCCACCATCACCGGCGAACCCCTCCCGGTCCTCAAGCGCCCCGGCGACGAGGTCTTCGCCGGCACCCTCAACGGCACCGGCGCCCTGCGCGTCCGCGTCGCGCGCGACCCGGCCGACTCGGTCATCGCCCGCATCGTCACCCTCGTCGAGGAAGCCTCCCGCACCAAGGCCCCGACCCAGCTCTTCATCGAGAAGATCGAGCAGCGGTACGCGGTCGGCGTGGTCGCCGCCACCCTGGCGGTCTTCGGCGTCCCGCTCGCCTTCGGCGAGGACCTCACCGGCGCCCTGCTGCGCGCCATGACCTTCATGATCGTCGCCTCCCCGTGCGCGGTCGTCCTGGCCACCATGCCGCCCCTGCTGTCCGCCATCGCCAACGCCGGCCGTCACGGCGTCCTGGTGAAGTCGGCCGTCGCCATGGAACGCCTCGGCGAGATCGACGCCACCGCCCTGGACAAGACCGGCACCCTGACCGAGGGCGCCCCCGAGGTGACCGCCGTACGTCCGCTGCCCGGCTCCGGCCTGGACGAGGACGACCTCCTCGCCCTCGCGGCGGCCGCCGAGCACCCCAGCGAGCACCCGCTGGCCCGCGCCGTGGTGGCCGCCGCCCGCGCCCGCGGTCTGCGCGTCGCGCCCGCGACGGACTTCACGGCGACCCCGGGGCGCGGTGTGAAGGCGGTCGTCGACGGCCAGGAGGTGCGGGTCGGCCGGGCCGAGACCCCCGAGGGCGACGAGACCACCGTCCAGGTCACCCGCGACGGCGTCCTCGTCGGCACCCTGGCCCTCACCGACCGCCTGCGCCCCGACGCCGCCGGTGCCGCCGCCGCGCTGACCACCCTCACCGGTTCCGCCCCCACCCTGCTCACCGGCGACAACGCCCCCGCCGCTGCCCGGGTCGCCGCCGCCACCGGCATCACCGACGTCCGCGCGGACCTGCTGCCCGAGGACAAGGTCACCGCCGTACGCGCGCTGGAACAGGACGGACGCAAGGTGCTGTTCGTGGGGGACGGCGTCAACGACGCGCCCGCCCTCGCCGCGGCCCACGCCGGTGTCGCCATGGGCCGCGCGGGCTCCGACCTCGCCCTGGAGACGGCCGACGCCGTCGTGGTGCGCGACGAGCTGGCCGCCGTCCCCGCGGTGATCCGCCTCTCCCGGTCCGCCCGCCGCCTGGTGGTGCAGAATCTGGTGATCGCGGGGACGTTCATCACCGTGCTCGTCCTGTGGGACCTCATCGGCCACCTGCCGCTGCCGCTCGGCGTCGCCGGGCACGAGGGATCGACCGTGCTGGTCGGCCTGAACGGGCTGCGGCTGCTCAGGGAATCCGCGTGGCGATCCGGGCCCGCCCAGGAAGGGCGACGCTGA
- a CDS encoding ArsR/SmtB family transcription factor has protein sequence MGHGAVIPAQEAAARVRLDADNVAKVATTLQALSTPSRLLILARLREGPLPATELAAEVGMEQSACSHQLRLLRNLGLVVGERRGRSVVYALHDHHVAELLDQAVYHVEHLRLGISDAAQ, from the coding sequence ATGGGTCACGGAGCCGTCATCCCCGCGCAGGAAGCCGCCGCACGGGTGCGCCTGGACGCGGACAACGTCGCGAAGGTCGCCACCACGCTCCAGGCCCTGTCCACCCCCTCCCGCCTGCTGATCCTCGCGCGGCTGCGCGAGGGCCCGCTGCCGGCCACGGAGCTGGCCGCCGAGGTGGGCATGGAGCAGTCGGCCTGCTCGCACCAGCTGCGGCTGCTGCGCAACCTGGGCCTCGTGGTCGGCGAGCGCCGCGGCCGGTCGGTGGTGTACGCGCTGCACGACCACCACGTCGCCGAGCTGCTCGACCAGGCCGTGTACCACGTGGAGCACCTGCGACTGGGGATCAGCGACGCCGCGCAGTGA
- a CDS encoding DUF72 domain-containing protein translates to MGEILVGACSWTDRQLVGSGWYPRGRRDAEGRLRHYASRLPVVEVDSGYYALPSRRNSELWVERTPDGFRFDVKAFSLLTGHPTRAEALPADLRRAGLGPVRRGQADPALLDEVWGRFAEAVEPLRKAGRLGTVLFQFPPWFAPGAASEEALEACARRTAGWPLAVEFRHPGWWEAGRADATWELLSGLGATAVGTDMVQGLPGSLPPIAPVTRPALAVVRFHGRSPDWGRGGKEDRFRHDYAPAELAAWVPRLRRAARQAEELHVLFNNCCADAAVRAAETMSALLTARRR, encoded by the coding sequence ATGGGCGAGATTCTGGTCGGAGCATGTTCGTGGACGGACCGTCAGCTCGTGGGCAGCGGCTGGTACCCACGCGGGCGGCGGGACGCCGAGGGGCGGCTGCGGCACTACGCCTCCCGGCTGCCCGTCGTCGAAGTGGACTCCGGGTACTACGCGTTGCCGAGCCGGCGCAACAGCGAGCTGTGGGTGGAGCGCACGCCGGACGGCTTCCGCTTCGACGTCAAGGCGTTCTCGCTGCTGACCGGCCACCCCACGCGCGCCGAGGCGCTCCCCGCCGATCTGCGCCGGGCCGGGCTCGGCCCGGTCCGGCGCGGGCAGGCGGACCCGGCGCTGCTGGACGAGGTGTGGGGGCGGTTCGCCGAGGCGGTCGAGCCGCTGCGCAAGGCCGGGCGGCTGGGCACCGTGCTGTTCCAGTTCCCGCCGTGGTTCGCACCCGGGGCGGCGAGCGAGGAGGCGCTGGAGGCGTGCGCCCGGCGCACCGCGGGGTGGCCGCTGGCCGTGGAGTTCCGGCATCCGGGGTGGTGGGAGGCGGGGCGGGCCGATGCCACCTGGGAGTTGCTGTCCGGCCTCGGCGCGACGGCCGTCGGCACCGACATGGTCCAGGGCCTGCCCGGTTCCCTGCCGCCCATCGCGCCGGTCACCCGGCCCGCCCTGGCGGTCGTGCGGTTCCACGGCCGCAGCCCGGACTGGGGGAGGGGCGGCAAGGAGGACCGCTTCCGCCACGACTACGCGCCGGCCGAACTCGCCGCGTGGGTGCCCCGGCTGCGGCGCGCGGCCCGGCAGGCGGAGGAACTGCACGTGCTGTTCAACAACTGCTGCGCGGACGCCGCCGTGCGCGCCGCCGAGACGATGAGCGCTCTGCTCACTGCGCGGCGTCGCTGA